The genomic window AGAAGCTCTGCTCCCTTCTTACCTGCAAACAAGCTACGGTTCCTTCCCCTAAGTTTAAGGTCCCCACCACGTCCTCGCCAAGTCTGTACACAGATTTGAAGATGCCAAACGTCCCAACTTTCCCTCGGCCATCACTGATATTGTATAGATCTGGGGAGAATAGGACACTATAAGCCTGGAGTCTACATGCTGGAGAACGTCTAGGACTGGGCACCACAGGCCAAAAGATGGGGCTTTTCTTTATAATTGGAGGTGTGAGGTATCAGTGGATCCACAGAAGTGTGTGGTGGTTAGGAGACTGTCTCTGAGATGGGAATACAATGAGGGGAAGGATGGGGTAGGACAATTCTGAAAGAATTCTCACGGAGGCTGCGGCAGGATGTGGCAGCCATTAGGCGTTCCCCAGCCAGCTCAGCTAGCCATGAATCCTTCTTCCCACCTTCATCCTCCTCCAAGAATGGACTGGATGGGGCTACAGCCTCATCCTGGGGAAACCGGACATCCTGAAGGCCTAGAGAAAGAATGAGTGGAGAGGTAATGCTGAGAGGGAACAGAGATGAGAGTAGACGTTAGGGTTTTAGATTCCAACGTGAGATGGCTAAAGGTAAGGGGCGCCAGGGCTAAGGTGTACATCTCTATCTCCAgaaccctccctcccttcccaactCCCTAGCACTGTCACTGACACCAGAAAGTTTCCCTGCAGCCCCTCTCGAAAGCCCTCTAAGACAATTTCTGCTTTGGCATGGCCCTTCCCCAGCCCTTCCCTCCACGAGCCCTTGCTTACCAGTCAGCACAAGAACCCTCAGAGGGACTCTGAGTAAAGTGATAGGGGAGTTGACACGCTGGCAGCCAATGGTCAGTTTGTAGACGTACTTGACTGACTGACCCCGAAAGGAGGGTGGTCCCTCTATGGGCAGCACTTCACTGTAGGAGTCTGGTTGGGAAGTAGTTGTCAGGGCAGCCAGAGGCACCAGAGGAGTCCTCCCTCCATGAGACTTAGGAGGCAATTCAGGGATGGGGACAATCACTCACATGATTTGGACTCTCCAGGATCTAGCCTCAGGTCACAGAATAGAATTTTTGGTGGAGTAGAAAGGATACACTGGCCCCTCTCACCTGAAAAAGGTAAGAATGACTAATTTAATGACCCATTGTCCAGTACTGAACAAGACTAGCATGGCAAGTGGAGATAGTGAAAGGCTGCCAGGCCCTCTTTCCctgctgtgaaatgggaatagtCTTTTACCCCCAAAGCAATAGTCATGCTCCCCAACATCCCCAGCATGACAGGAACTGTAAGAACAACAACAATTAACAACTTCACCCATGGGTGACAACGCCTCCACACACACCCTccgcacccccccccccccaggcaAATGCCCCTCTCTAACCTCGGTGTGGCAGAAAGACAGTCTGGCTGTCGGGCTGGACATCTGGCTGACTAGAGTCAGGGGGAGGCAATGCTACTCGACTCTCACTGACATGGAACTGGCAGTGGATTTGGGCACTGGCCCAGGCCAGGGCCTCACtgtgggaagaggaaaaggaggcatCAGAGGTAGTTCCTGACTTCACAAATGCTTTCCCAAGCTCCCTATCACACTGTCTTAACCAACAAGGTTAGATGGCTGTCCTAGTGATCAGGAAATCCAGAACCCCAAAGAGAAACCATTAAATAAAGAGTAGCAGAACTGTGCGTAAAAAGGGtaatgggggaggggaaggaaagcgTACAGCTATGTCATCCACATCTTTTGTTAAAAAGCCCTCTTCTACAATGACAGCACAGTGAGCAAGAGGAGGTGGTGTCGCTACACAACCTGAGCTCTGCCTCAGACCCACACATAATCTGGCTTCTTCCCAGAAGGGCCACCACCTTCAGTGCCAGCATCCCCACCTGGATGCAGAAGTGGCCGTGGGGGGAAGGGGGTTGGTGACGGTCACTACACACTCCAGCGCCTCCCCAGCCAAAAATACAGGACCCCGGCTCAGCTCTGCTACCACTTCAATCATTGCAGCTCCGGAATCAGACCTAGAAGGAAACAAGGCGGGGCGGAGGTCAGCACCGTGACAGGGAGGGGCGTTGCGGTGAGCACCTAGGGCTGAGGACTGAGGACAGGGGTGGTCAGCACCGTGGTGCCGAGGGAGCGCCTGGATATAGGAGGGgtaggtgggtgggagggaggcgaCTGAAGACTCAGTACTGCCCAGGGGGAGGACGTCGCTCTGGGCCCTAGACCCCCGCCCCTGTGCGACGGGTTCTTCTCCCTGGGCACCCCCGCGGAGTTCCCAAACTGGCCTCCTCTCCCCGTTTCCTCAAAGTTCCACGTCCCAGCCCAAGATCACGGCTGCTCGTCACCTCGCATAGTCGACACTAGGGATCGGCACCCCGAGGCCTCACCTGCCCGCCCTTCGGGGACCTAGCTAGgtgcgcggcggcggcggcggcggcggcggcggcgtccGCTGGGCGGTAGAGGCGGGACTTCCCTTCGGTCCCCCACCCTCCGCGGAGTCCCTTCCGGCCGGAAGCGCCCGGCAGGCCAGACCGGAAAGGGCTCCGGTCGTCCCGGCGCCCGGGGTCACCTTCCCACGGGCTGGCACCTGGGCGCGGGCGCTGCCCCGGAGCCGGCCGGCGGGACCTGGCGCCCAATCCTGGGGGACCCGG from Pongo abelii isolate AG06213 chromosome 13, NHGRI_mPonAbe1-v2.0_pri, whole genome shotgun sequence includes these protein-coding regions:
- the RGP1 gene encoding RAB6A-GEF complex partner protein 2 isoform X2, giving the protein MIEVVAELSRGPVFLAGEALECVVTVTNPLPPTATSASSEALAWASAQIHCQFHVSESRVALPPPDSSQPDVQPDSQTVFLPHRGERGQCILSTPPKILFCDLRLDPGESKSYSYSEVLPIEGPPSFRGQSVKYVYKLTIGCQRVNSPITLLRVPLRVLVLTGLQDVRFPQDEAVAPSSPFLEEDEGGKKDSWLAELAGERLMAATSCRSLHLYNISDGRGKVGTFGIFKSVYRLGEDVVGTLNLGEGTVACLQFSVSLQTEERVQPEYQRRRGAGGVPSVSHVTHARHQESCLHTTRTSFSLPIPLSSTPGFCTAIVSLKWRLHFEFVTSREPGLVLLPPMEQPEPTTWTGPEQVPVDTFSWDLPIKIGQNSFSLQYWEPGTRVTTPLR
- the RGP1 gene encoding RAB6A-GEF complex partner protein 2 isoform X3, whose protein sequence is MIEVVAELSRGPVFLAGEALECVVTVTNPLPPTATSASSEALAWASAQIHCQFHVSESRVALPPPDSSQPDVQPDSQTVFLPHRGERGQCILSTPPKILFCDLRLDPGESKSYSYSEVLPIEGPPSFRGQSVKYVYKLTIGCQRVNSPITLLRVPLRVLVLTGLQDVRFPQDEAVAPSSPFLEEDEGGKKDSWLAELAGERLMAATSCRSLHLYNISDGRGKVGTFGIFKSVYRLGEDVVGTLNLGEGTVACLQFSVSLQTEERVQPEYQRRRGAGGVPSVSHVTHARHQESCLHTTRTSFSLPIPLSSTPGFCTAIVSLKWRLHFEFVTSREPGLVLLPPMEQPEPTTWTGPEQVPVDTFSWDLPIKLYASR
- the RGP1 gene encoding RAB6A-GEF complex partner protein 2 isoform X1, which encodes MIEVVAELSRGPVFLAGEALECVVTVTNPLPPTATSASSEALAWASAQIHCQFHVSESRVALPPPDSSQPDVQPDSQTVFLPHRGERGQCILSTPPKILFCDLRLDPGESKSYSYSEVLPIEGPPSFRGQSVKYVYKLTIGCQRVNSPITLLRVPLRVLVLTGLQDVRFPQDEAVAPSSPFLEEDEGGKKDSWLAELAGERLMAATSCRSLHLYNISDGRGKVGTFGIFKSVYRLGEDVVGTLNLGEGTVACLQFSVSLQTEERVQPEYQRRRGAGGVPSVSHVTHARHQESCLHTTRTSFSLPIPLSSTPGFCTAIVSLKWRLHFEFVTSREPGLVLLPPMEQPEPTTWTGPEQVPVDTFSWDLPIKVLPTSPTLASYAAPGPSTSTITI